The following proteins are co-located in the Haloarcula rubripromontorii genome:
- a CDS encoding CbiX/SirB N-terminal domain-containing protein: MPHDTLLLIGRDTSRATPYETHARRLRERGVATDVTVLTYDHEPRRELRDELVAIDADRVFALPMTVAHDHTTVTDVPAALDEIDAETHYCEPVGRSPLLTEALRDRATAAVPEAADSSVALVAFGSSGKPYQRQVTEYHAERLRERSAFGEVEPCYLLQNPAVECVRYNLTHDHAVAVPLFLAPTDATETQIPAKLDLDRGGLAYTDTLDDHPLVTEAVATAVETARTMADSRTPQTFETTLAATNRPMATDGEGD, from the coding sequence ATGCCACACGACACACTCCTGCTCATCGGTCGGGACACGTCACGCGCTACGCCCTACGAGACACACGCTCGCCGGCTTCGCGAGCGCGGGGTAGCTACCGACGTGACGGTGCTGACCTACGACCACGAACCCCGTCGGGAGTTACGCGACGAACTGGTAGCCATCGATGCCGACCGCGTGTTCGCGCTGCCGATGACCGTCGCTCACGACCACACGACAGTCACGGACGTCCCGGCAGCACTCGACGAAATCGACGCCGAGACACACTACTGTGAACCAGTCGGGCGAAGCCCGCTGCTGACCGAAGCGCTCCGTGACCGCGCCACTGCTGCGGTCCCGGAGGCCGCTGACTCCTCCGTCGCGCTCGTCGCCTTCGGCTCCAGCGGCAAGCCGTATCAACGTCAGGTGACGGAGTATCACGCCGAGCGCCTGCGCGAGCGCTCGGCCTTCGGCGAGGTCGAGCCCTGCTATCTGCTGCAAAACCCCGCTGTCGAATGTGTCCGGTACAATCTCACCCACGACCACGCCGTCGCCGTGCCGCTCTTTCTCGCGCCGACTGACGCGACAGAGACGCAGATTCCCGCCAAACTCGATCTCGACAGGGGCGGACTCGCCTACACCGACACGCTGGACGACCACCCGCTTGTCACCGAGGCCGTCGCGACCGCCGTCGAAACGGCACGGACGATGGCCGACTCACGCACGCCACAGACGTTCGAGACGACGCTGGCCGCGACAAACCGGCCGATGGCGACCGACGGCGAGGGCGACTAG
- a CDS encoding precorrin-8X methylmutase produces MTTDGATPEGSRDGGGETADADDATDGTNSEDDFEEYADLGATTENAMDIAETSMDRVRELVPDETLADRIRQKSVHATGDPEFQHLVRFTGADDDEPVRAGARAVLDEQPIVTDITMVKAGITGRGHDCPVRKAIGNGAELAAETGMTRTAASVLELDREGVYDGAIAVVGNAPTAALALADCIEDGTRPAVVVATPVGFVKAAESRQRLREVAAEYGVPAITNVGRRGGSGLAAGLTNELVHVASDVREGEVDL; encoded by the coding sequence ATGACGACTGATGGCGCGACGCCGGAGGGGTCGCGAGACGGAGGCGGTGAAACCGCCGACGCAGACGACGCGACAGACGGCACGAACAGCGAGGACGACTTCGAGGAGTACGCCGACCTCGGCGCGACGACGGAGAACGCGATGGACATCGCCGAGACCTCGATGGACCGCGTGCGCGAACTCGTCCCTGACGAGACGCTCGCCGACCGCATCCGCCAGAAGTCGGTCCACGCGACCGGGGACCCCGAGTTCCAGCACCTCGTCCGCTTCACCGGCGCGGACGACGACGAACCGGTCCGCGCGGGTGCGCGCGCCGTGCTGGACGAACAGCCAATCGTCACCGACATCACGATGGTGAAAGCGGGTATCACCGGCCGCGGCCACGACTGCCCGGTTCGGAAGGCCATCGGCAACGGCGCGGAACTGGCCGCCGAGACGGGCATGACCCGGACGGCCGCGTCCGTGCTGGAACTCGACAGGGAAGGCGTCTACGACGGCGCTATCGCCGTCGTGGGCAATGCGCCGACCGCGGCGCTCGCGCTGGCGGACTGCATCGAGGACGGCACGCGCCCGGCGGTCGTCGTCGCCACGCCGGTCGGCTTCGTGAAGGCCGCCGAGAGCCGACAGCGGCTCCGCGAAGTCGCGGCCGAGTACGGCGTTCCGGCCATCACGAACGTCGGCCGCCGCGGCGGGAGCGGGCTGGCCGCCGGCCTGACGAACGAACTGGTGCACGTCGCAAGTGACGTACGCGAGGGGGAGGTTGATCTATGA
- the cobN gene encoding cobaltochelatase subunit CobN — protein MPQLGLYTATENELGTVQRAAGEVEADLVVRSESDLDDEPAVEAFVDELTDADAVVLWLHGAEDSMPGYEMAVERLREAGVPLVVKATGDAFAFEDTSVPDEHRETVYEYLEKGGAKNVANCARYLVAQYGDADPSYDDPVTLPTEGVYHPDHPGANIEDLRATFDPAKPTVAVWFYESHWTHENTRYVDAQVRAIEAQGANALPIFCEPATDAEGQWNAEQVTEEWLLDEDGNPLVDAVCSSFMFSLSMDERGRSADDEGQSAEDVFLDKLGVPVIQTVTTMRSRSRYDASDTGVMGFELALSVALPEFDGNVITHPISGKERTEDDADIGSAPKQHFPIEDRVDHVARLVVNWAELRHTPNDEKNVAVVLHNYPPSDDGIGTAFGLDSPESTVNLLEELDARGYDLGNTMPDSGQSLVERLTAQLTLDDRWVAPEDVRELSVDTVSPAQYGEWFEGLDADFRENVVEEWGDPPERPFAIPGVEFGNVLVTVQPPRGFGMDPSKVYHDSDLQPPHDYVAFYRWLRNSYETDAVVHLGTHGSLEWLPGKTVGLDGESAPDQLVDDIPNVYPYIVNNPGEGTQAKRRSYAAIVDYLTPVMANAGTYDDLADLEELADRYREAGMEDARTDDGEHLAEQIRATVDELDLAVELGIAGEIDEKADVRGPDEAGSTLAEGAVEGEDLDIDALVERVHEYLTDVKTTQIRKGLHTMGEPPADDRLVDYLVALTRLENPGAPSLRESVAGVLGVDYDKLRNAPGEYDEALGMTYAEAADRVHETSKDLVRTLAEHDFDVPESELEDSDSEVNMNLLVVDIEPLGDARVRSGAHDDLREALAYICEEAAPRVAGAADEIPRTADALAGEYVPPGGSGAPTRGGVDLLPTARNFYTLDPRKVPAKTAWDVGREVASGVVDRHESDEGEYPEEIGVVVWGTPTVRTRGETIAQVLALMGVEPVWSDAGRVEDVEPIPLDELGRPRIDVTTRVSGLFRDAFPAAAGVVHDAVDAVVDLDEPHEMNYVKKHVEAETDDLVADGMDEGDARSAATQRVFTTRPGGYGAGTNKAVDEGNWDDRSDLADVYVQWGGYAMGSRGRVSEAHESFERRLSSVDATVKIEDTAEQDEFDSSDWYAFHGGFISAVTEIAGEEPNSYVGDSSDPDNVDVYTNGEKVRKAMRARVLNPSWLDSMEEHGYKGAGDLSTTVDVVLGWDATTGVVSDTLWDDVAERYAFDEERQDWLRDVNPWALDSITDTLLEAIDRGLWDADDETRDQLRDLNLEVDGDLEARNSGPERTEVTSDDD, from the coding sequence ATGCCACAGCTAGGACTCTACACCGCGACGGAGAACGAACTCGGGACCGTCCAGCGGGCCGCGGGCGAGGTCGAGGCCGACCTCGTCGTGCGCTCGGAGAGCGACCTCGACGACGAGCCGGCGGTCGAGGCGTTCGTCGACGAACTGACCGACGCCGACGCCGTCGTCCTCTGGCTCCACGGGGCCGAGGACAGCATGCCCGGCTACGAGATGGCCGTCGAGCGCCTGCGCGAGGCCGGCGTCCCGCTCGTGGTGAAAGCGACGGGCGACGCCTTCGCCTTCGAGGACACGTCGGTCCCCGACGAGCACCGCGAGACCGTCTACGAGTACTTGGAGAAAGGCGGCGCGAAAAACGTCGCCAACTGCGCCCGCTACCTCGTCGCGCAGTACGGCGACGCCGACCCATCCTACGACGACCCGGTGACGCTCCCGACGGAGGGGGTGTACCATCCCGACCATCCGGGCGCGAACATCGAGGACCTGCGGGCGACGTTCGACCCCGCGAAGCCGACCGTCGCCGTGTGGTTCTACGAGTCTCACTGGACCCACGAGAACACCCGGTACGTCGACGCGCAGGTCCGGGCCATCGAGGCCCAGGGCGCGAACGCGCTCCCGATATTCTGCGAGCCGGCGACCGACGCCGAGGGCCAGTGGAACGCCGAGCAGGTCACCGAGGAGTGGCTGCTGGACGAGGACGGCAATCCACTCGTCGACGCCGTCTGCTCGTCGTTCATGTTCTCGCTGTCGATGGACGAGCGCGGCCGCAGCGCGGACGACGAGGGCCAGAGCGCAGAGGACGTGTTCCTCGACAAGCTCGGCGTCCCCGTCATCCAGACGGTGACGACGATGCGCTCCCGCTCGCGGTACGACGCCAGCGACACGGGCGTGATGGGCTTCGAACTCGCGCTCTCGGTCGCGCTCCCGGAGTTCGACGGCAACGTCATCACCCACCCCATCTCGGGCAAGGAGCGCACCGAGGACGACGCCGACATCGGGAGCGCGCCGAAACAGCACTTCCCCATCGAGGACCGCGTCGACCACGTCGCCCGCCTCGTGGTCAACTGGGCCGAACTGCGCCACACCCCGAACGACGAGAAGAACGTGGCCGTCGTCCTCCACAACTACCCGCCCAGCGACGACGGCATCGGGACGGCCTTCGGGCTGGACTCGCCCGAGAGCACGGTGAACCTGCTGGAGGAACTGGACGCTCGCGGCTACGACCTCGGGAACACGATGCCCGACAGCGGCCAGTCGCTCGTCGAACGCCTCACCGCCCAACTGACACTCGACGACCGCTGGGTCGCTCCGGAGGATGTGCGCGAACTGAGCGTCGACACCGTCTCACCCGCCCAGTACGGTGAGTGGTTCGAGGGACTCGACGCCGACTTCCGCGAGAACGTCGTCGAGGAGTGGGGCGACCCGCCCGAGCGCCCGTTCGCCATCCCCGGCGTCGAGTTCGGCAACGTCCTCGTCACGGTCCAGCCCCCGCGCGGGTTCGGCATGGACCCCTCGAAGGTGTACCACGACTCGGACCTCCAGCCACCCCACGACTACGTCGCGTTCTACCGCTGGCTCCGAAACAGCTACGAGACCGACGCCGTCGTCCACCTCGGGACTCACGGCAGTCTGGAGTGGCTCCCCGGCAAGACCGTCGGACTCGACGGCGAGAGCGCGCCCGACCAGCTCGTCGACGACATCCCGAACGTCTACCCCTACATCGTCAACAACCCCGGCGAGGGGACCCAGGCCAAGCGCCGGTCCTACGCCGCCATCGTCGACTACCTGACGCCGGTGATGGCCAACGCCGGCACCTATGACGACCTGGCCGACCTGGAGGAACTGGCCGACCGCTACCGCGAGGCGGGCATGGAGGACGCCCGCACCGACGACGGCGAGCACCTCGCAGAACAGATCCGCGCGACCGTGGACGAACTGGACCTCGCCGTGGAACTCGGGATTGCGGGCGAGATCGACGAGAAGGCCGACGTGCGCGGTCCCGATGAAGCCGGGTCGACCCTTGCGGAAGGTGCTGTGGAAGGCGAGGACCTCGACATCGATGCCCTCGTCGAGCGCGTCCACGAGTACTTGACCGACGTGAAGACGACCCAGATACGCAAAGGCTTGCACACGATGGGTGAGCCGCCGGCCGACGACCGGCTCGTCGACTATCTGGTCGCGCTCACGCGCCTGGAGAACCCCGGCGCGCCGTCGCTTCGCGAGAGCGTCGCAGGCGTTCTCGGCGTCGACTACGACAAACTGCGCAACGCCCCCGGCGAGTACGACGAGGCGCTGGGGATGACCTACGCCGAGGCCGCCGACCGCGTCCACGAGACGAGCAAAGACCTCGTCCGAACGCTCGCCGAGCACGACTTCGACGTGCCCGAGAGTGAACTCGAAGACAGCGACTCCGAGGTGAACATGAACCTCCTCGTGGTCGACATCGAACCGCTCGGCGACGCCCGCGTGCGGTCGGGTGCACACGACGACCTGCGCGAGGCGCTCGCGTACATCTGCGAGGAGGCCGCCCCGCGGGTGGCCGGCGCGGCCGACGAAATTCCCCGCACCGCCGACGCGCTGGCCGGCGAGTACGTCCCGCCCGGCGGCTCCGGCGCGCCGACCCGCGGCGGCGTCGACCTGCTCCCCACCGCCCGGAACTTCTACACGCTCGACCCGCGGAAGGTCCCGGCCAAGACGGCCTGGGACGTGGGCCGCGAGGTCGCATCCGGCGTGGTCGACCGCCACGAGAGCGACGAGGGCGAGTATCCCGAGGAGATCGGGGTCGTGGTCTGGGGGACGCCAACCGTCCGCACGCGCGGCGAGACCATCGCGCAGGTACTCGCGCTGATGGGCGTCGAACCGGTCTGGTCCGACGCCGGCCGCGTCGAGGACGTGGAGCCGATTCCTCTCGACGAACTGGGCCGCCCGCGCATCGACGTGACGACGCGCGTCTCCGGCCTGTTCCGGGACGCCTTCCCGGCGGCGGCGGGGGTCGTCCACGACGCCGTCGACGCCGTCGTCGACCTCGACGAGCCACACGAGATGAACTACGTCAAGAAGCACGTCGAAGCGGAGACCGACGACCTCGTGGCCGACGGCATGGACGAGGGCGACGCCCGCAGCGCCGCGACACAGCGCGTGTTCACGACGCGACCCGGCGGCTACGGCGCGGGCACGAACAAGGCCGTCGACGAGGGCAACTGGGACGACCGCTCGGACCTCGCCGACGTGTACGTCCAGTGGGGCGGCTACGCGATGGGGTCGCGCGGCCGCGTCAGCGAGGCCCACGAGTCCTTCGAACGCCGACTCTCGTCGGTCGACGCGACGGTCAAGATCGAGGACACCGCCGAACAGGACGAGTTCGACTCCTCGGACTGGTACGCCTTCCACGGCGGATTCATCTCCGCCGTGACGGAGATCGCCGGCGAGGAACCGAACTCCTACGTCGGCGATTCGTCGGACCCCGACAACGTCGACGTGTACACCAACGGGGAGAAGGTGCGCAAGGCGATGCGCGCCCGCGTGCTCAACCCCTCGTGGCTCGACTCGATGGAGGAACACGGCTACAAGGGCGCTGGCGACCTCTCGACGACGGTCGACGTGGTGCTGGGCTGGGACGCCACCACCGGCGTCGTCAGCGACACGCTGTGGGACGACGTGGCCGAGCGCTACGCCTTCGACGAAGAGCGGCAAGACTGGCTCCGCGACGTGAACCCTTGGGCGCTGGACTCCATCACCGATACGCTGTTGGAGGCTATCGACCGCGGCCTCTGGGATGCCGACGACGAGACCCGCGACCAGCTCAGGGACTTGAACCTGGAAGTGGATGGCGACCTCGAAGCGCGCAACAGCGGTCCAGAACGGACGGAGGTGACCTCGGATGACGACTGA
- a CDS encoding cation:proton antiporter regulatory subunit, with product MDVTETDLPGVGKKHEVDIGGGQQLVVVTHNTGTRELYLKEDDDADSEKLLELSDRLARMVGTILEGAYFQPVESSHVETMLSEGTLLEWYAVENDSPLVGKTLAGANVGQRTGVTVVAMQRDGNVIAGPSPDMQIEASDTLVVIGERENCEQFERLLTGDL from the coding sequence ATGGACGTGACAGAGACCGACCTGCCTGGTGTGGGAAAAAAACACGAGGTGGACATCGGCGGCGGGCAGCAACTGGTAGTCGTGACCCACAACACGGGCACGCGCGAACTGTACCTCAAAGAGGACGACGACGCCGACTCGGAGAAACTCCTCGAACTCTCCGACCGGCTGGCGCGGATGGTCGGCACGATACTCGAAGGCGCGTACTTCCAGCCGGTCGAATCCAGCCACGTCGAGACGATGCTGTCGGAGGGGACGCTGCTGGAGTGGTACGCGGTCGAGAACGACTCGCCGCTGGTCGGCAAGACGCTGGCCGGTGCTAACGTCGGGCAGCGGACAGGCGTCACTGTCGTCGCGATGCAGCGCGATGGCAACGTCATCGCCGGCCCGTCGCCCGACATGCAGATCGAAGCCTCGGATACCCTCGTGGTTATCGGCGAACGCGAGAACTGTGAGCAGTTCGAGAGGCTCCTCACCGGAGACCTGTAG
- a CDS encoding cobalt-precorrin-7 (C(5))-methyltransferase, whose translation MTEDDYDLDSGPDPAALAASAPENPDADRPVRAVGIGPGNLDFLTPRGEDAIREADVVVGFETVVDFVADRTDADLLTCGYRDELDTLDAFAERVAAGERGTAVLMGDPNHSGYQFVGKVQRAVDRPVRVVPGISSLQIAASRARTPMEDTTFVTLHKSGDLSADRDRLRRDVGDRHLLVLPRPFDLMPEDIAADLLDSGADPELPALVYERLTHDDEARTATTLGDLATGAGGDGREDTQFSDLSVLVVRRN comes from the coding sequence ATGACTGAGGACGATTACGACCTCGACAGCGGGCCGGACCCCGCCGCTCTCGCGGCGAGCGCGCCCGAGAACCCCGACGCCGACCGGCCGGTCCGCGCCGTCGGCATCGGCCCCGGGAACCTCGACTTCCTCACGCCGCGCGGCGAGGACGCGATTCGGGAGGCCGACGTGGTCGTCGGCTTCGAGACCGTCGTCGACTTCGTCGCCGACCGCACCGACGCGGACCTGCTGACCTGTGGCTACCGCGACGAACTGGACACGCTCGACGCCTTCGCCGAGCGCGTGGCCGCCGGCGAGCGCGGCACGGCCGTGCTGATGGGCGACCCGAACCACTCGGGCTACCAGTTCGTCGGGAAGGTCCAGCGGGCCGTCGACCGCCCCGTCCGCGTCGTGCCGGGCATCTCCTCACTCCAGATTGCGGCCAGCCGCGCCCGGACGCCGATGGAGGACACGACCTTCGTCACGCTGCACAAGAGCGGCGACCTCTCGGCGGACCGCGACCGCCTCCGCCGCGACGTGGGCGACCGGCACTTGCTCGTCCTCCCGCGGCCGTTCGACCTGATGCCCGAGGACATCGCCGCCGACCTGCTCGATTCGGGGGCCGACCCCGAACTGCCGGCGCTGGTGTACGAGCGGCTCACCCACGACGACGAGGCCCGCACCGCGACGACGCTTGGCGACCTCGCTACTGGGGCCGGCGGTGACGGTCGGGAGGACACGCAGTTTTCCGATCTCTCGGTGCTGGTCGTGCGCCGGAACTGA
- a CDS encoding cation:proton antiporter — MADLLGIGVLFAAVAAATLVAVWLNKSVIPFYILIGMLLSPSVAGQFSVAGYGLPVVESSEFVELGAELGIVFLLFFLGLEFNLDRLLESWERITRAGTIDLGINFGAGLVLGFALFRDPLAAFLIAGIVYISSSAIITKSLIDLGWIANDEADPMLGTLVFEDLFIAVYLTVAAALVTGGSDVGAAAMSVGVALSFIVALLLLARYGTPWFERALQTTSNEFTVVRAVGITVLISGFALAIGVSEAVAAFFVGMAFAPTTHTHKLESLLEPLRDTFAAVFFFWIGVETDPRLFAGVAGLVAAAIVVTTPTKILSGYLSGRAYDLNPRRSMRVGLGMVTRGEFSLIIAAVALTGAGTSLSTALANAVYSFTVAYVLLMSILGTMLMQYSAPFEQFATARFGTE; from the coding sequence GTGGCTGACCTGCTCGGCATCGGTGTCCTGTTCGCCGCTGTCGCCGCCGCCACGCTCGTCGCTGTGTGGCTGAACAAGTCGGTAATCCCGTTCTACATCCTCATCGGGATGCTGCTGTCGCCGTCTGTCGCGGGGCAGTTCTCAGTCGCCGGCTACGGCCTCCCCGTCGTCGAGTCCTCGGAGTTCGTCGAACTCGGCGCGGAGCTGGGTATCGTCTTTCTGCTGTTTTTCCTCGGACTGGAGTTCAACCTCGACCGACTGCTGGAGAGCTGGGAGCGCATCACCAGAGCGGGGACTATCGACCTCGGCATCAACTTCGGGGCCGGTCTCGTGCTCGGATTCGCGCTGTTCCGGGACCCGCTCGCGGCCTTCCTTATCGCCGGTATCGTCTACATCTCCTCGTCGGCCATCATCACGAAGTCGCTCATCGACCTCGGCTGGATCGCCAACGACGAGGCCGACCCGATGCTCGGGACGCTCGTGTTCGAGGACCTGTTCATCGCGGTGTACCTCACAGTCGCAGCCGCGCTCGTCACCGGCGGGTCCGATGTCGGGGCCGCCGCGATGTCCGTCGGCGTCGCGCTCTCGTTCATCGTCGCGCTCCTGCTCTTAGCCCGCTACGGGACGCCGTGGTTCGAGCGGGCCTTACAGACGACCTCGAACGAGTTCACGGTGGTGCGGGCCGTCGGCATCACGGTCTTGATCTCCGGTTTCGCCCTCGCTATCGGCGTCAGCGAGGCCGTCGCCGCGTTCTTCGTCGGCATGGCCTTCGCCCCGACCACCCACACGCACAAACTGGAGAGCCTGCTGGAACCGCTCCGCGACACGTTCGCGGCGGTGTTTTTCTTCTGGATCGGCGTCGAGACCGATCCGCGGCTGTTCGCCGGCGTCGCGGGACTCGTCGCCGCCGCTATCGTCGTTACGACACCGACGAAAATCCTATCCGGCTATCTGAGCGGGCGCGCCTACGATCTCAACCCGCGCCGGTCGATGCGTGTCGGCCTCGGGATGGTTACCCGCGGCGAGTTCTCCCTGATCATCGCCGCCGTTGCGCTGACCGGCGCAGGCACGTCACTGTCGACAGCACTGGCCAACGCGGTCTACTCGTTTACCGTCGCCTACGTCCTTCTGATGAGTATTCTCGGAACGATGCTGATGCAGTACTCGGCCCCTTTCGAGCAGTTCGCGACAGCTCGGTTCGGAACAGAGTAG
- a CDS encoding zinc-binding dehydrogenase: MQAVQFDSHGDRDVLEYGEFPDPEPGRDEVVIDVKAAALNHLDIWTRRGLPGIDLDMPHIPGSDAAGVVDEVGDDVSRFEPGDRVAVLAGKSGGGDEFTRKGDPTLAPDFHIIGEHVRGVHSEYAAVPAENLTPVPEGVDWETAAASPLVFQTAWRMLRDRGDLKAGESVLVLGASGGVGHAAVQVADHAGAEVFATASTQEKLDYAEELGADHTINYEEADFASEIRDLTDGRGVDMVVDHIGAQTWQDSLKSLVKGGRVVTCGATTGGNPETDINRIFWNQLQVIGSTMATPGQADEVLELVWQGEMEPRVRETLPMSEIARAHEIIEDREGFGKVVVVPDSEL; encoded by the coding sequence ATGCAAGCCGTTCAGTTCGACAGTCACGGCGACCGTGATGTGCTCGAGTATGGCGAGTTTCCCGACCCCGAACCCGGCCGCGACGAGGTGGTCATCGACGTGAAAGCGGCCGCGCTGAACCACCTCGACATCTGGACCCGGCGCGGCCTTCCCGGTATCGATCTCGATATGCCACACATCCCGGGCAGTGACGCCGCGGGCGTCGTCGACGAAGTCGGTGACGACGTCTCGCGTTTCGAACCCGGCGACCGAGTGGCTGTCCTCGCCGGCAAAAGCGGCGGTGGCGACGAGTTCACGCGAAAGGGTGACCCGACACTCGCGCCGGATTTCCACATCATCGGCGAACACGTCCGGGGCGTCCACAGCGAGTACGCCGCTGTGCCCGCCGAAAACCTCACGCCAGTCCCCGAAGGCGTCGACTGGGAGACAGCCGCCGCGTCGCCGCTCGTGTTCCAGACCGCCTGGCGGATGCTGCGCGACCGCGGCGACCTGAAAGCCGGCGAGTCGGTACTGGTCCTCGGCGCGTCCGGCGGCGTGGGTCACGCGGCCGTCCAGGTCGCGGACCACGCTGGCGCTGAGGTGTTCGCGACCGCCAGCACCCAAGAGAAACTCGACTACGCAGAAGAACTGGGTGCGGATCACACCATCAACTACGAGGAGGCGGACTTCGCGAGCGAAATCCGGGACCTGACCGACGGGCGCGGCGTCGACATGGTTGTCGACCACATCGGCGCACAGACCTGGCAGGACTCGCTCAAAAGTCTCGTCAAGGGCGGCCGCGTGGTCACCTGCGGCGCGACGACGGGCGGCAACCCCGAGACCGACATCAACCGCATCTTCTGGAACCAGTTGCAGGTCATCGGGTCGACGATGGCCACCCCGGGGCAGGCCGACGAAGTGCTGGAGCTGGTCTGGCAAGGAGAAATGGAACCGCGGGTCCGCGAGACGCTCCCCATGAGCGAGATCGCCAGAGCCCACGAGATAATCGAGGACCGCGAGGGCTTCGGAAAGGTCGTCGTCGTTCCCGACAGCGAGCTGTAG